Proteins co-encoded in one Theileria equi strain WA chromosome 3, complete sequence genomic window:
- a CDS encoding signal peptide-containing protein (encoded by transcript BEWA_008750A): protein MNILKKWIILLALLFNISHVLSDDDDEKQFCPAYDISEYEKIVSRSTFYRMFVYIFGMDYPYHQFKPKTEDEEVEEEERVTAVIGEPEDVDYLNMSDAEFKKILDDVIYNYHPSHGTEYNAEWGHTCLTEDGKIPTTNEAIHFDVFDGYLPRGLIFHDLRVLFLYLVADGYYLYKVKFGDMVVTLRHDLEEVSVHLFENFGNLMIVRIMFYVDGLLEKHEYIETAKNSKTFQKMTGRSITPPLPKFPSGTQITEKAVNDWMIERYKELSKKKPPIVEEIIKYNIVISE from the coding sequence ATGAATATACTcaaaaaatggataatTTTACTGGCTCTGTTGTTCAACATTTCTCATGTACTCTCAGATgatgatgatgaaaaacAATTCTGTCCGGCATATGATATTTCTGAATATGAAAAAATCGTCTCAAGATCCACATTCTATAGGATGTTCGTTTACATCTTTGGGATGGACTATCCATACCATCAGTTTAAGCCAAAaacagaagatgaagaagtagaagaagaagaaaggGTTACAGCAGTAATAGGTGAACCTGAAGATGTTGACTACCTAAACATGAGCGACGCAGAATTCAAGAAGATTCTGGACGATGTAATATACAATTATCACCCTTCTCATGGCACAGAGTACAATGCAGAATGGGGACATACATGTCTCACTGAAGACGGAAAAATTCCTACAACCAATGAGGCAATACATTTTGATGTCTTTGATGGCTATCTGCCACGTGGACTCATATTCCACGACCTGCGCGTTTTATTCTTATATCTTGTCGCTGACGGCTATTATCTCTATAAAGTAAAATTTGGTGACATGGTAGTAACTCTGAGACATGATCTAGAAGAGGTGTCAGTGCACCtatttgaaaattttggtAATCTGATGATTGTCCGCATAATGTTCTATGTGGACGGATTGCTGGAAAAGCATGAATATATAGAAACAGCAAAAAACAGTAAAACCTTCCAAAAAATGACTGGAAGGAGTATTACACCACCATTACCAAAGTTCCCATCTGGAACGCAGATTACAGAAAAGGCCGTGAATGATTGGATGATTGAAAGATACAAGGAGCTTTCCAAAAAGAAACCACCAATTGTGGAAGAAATTATAAAGTACAATATCGTCATATCGGAGTGA
- a CDS encoding vacuolar ATP synthase catalytic subunit B, putative (encoded by transcript BEWA_008740A), producing MEEKTLTRKEAYKELSRASVTNFNTEPNLRYRTISGVKGPLVILENVRCPRYAEMVNINLGDGTTRRGQILEVRGDVAVVQVFEGTSGIDNTTCTVDMTGEVLKMAVSDDMLGRVFNGSGIPLDNGPRILADDYVDVNGFPINPICRVHPREMLETGISTIDIMNSIVLGQKIPLFSAAGLPHNEIGAQICRQARLVDGKDVLDRHPDNFAVVFAAMGVNLETASFFRQDFEQNGAMSRVVLFLNLANDPAVERIITPRFAYTAAEYLAFDREMDVFVILTDMSSYADALREVSAAREEVPGRRGYPGYMYTDLANLYERAGRITGCNGSITQFPILTMPNDDITHPIPDLTGYITEGQIFVDRSLHNRGIYPPINVLPSLSRLMKSGIGAELTREDHPSVSDQLYADYAIGQDTRAMKAVIGEEALSSEDLLYLEFTDKFESKFMRQGQYERRSIHQSLDICWELLRTFPEDMLKKIKKEIIKKYYPRSHTE from the coding sequence atggaggaaaaaACTCTAACACGTAAAGAGGCCTACAAAGAGCTCTCTAGGGCCTCTGTAACCAACTTTAACACGGAGCCGAATTTACGCTACAGGACAATTTCAGGTGTGAAAGGGCCACTAGTAATTCTAGAAAATGTACGATGTCCGCGCTACGCAGAGATGGTTAATATAAATTTGGGCGATGGAACAACTCGTAGAGGCCAGATTCTGGAAGTTCGTGGTGACGTGGCTGTAGTTCAAGTTTTTGAGGGAACATCTGGAATCGATAACACAACCTGTACTGTGGACATGACAGGAGAGGTGTTGAAGATGGCAGTTAGTGACGATATGCTCGGCAGAGTATTCAATGGAAGTGGAATACCACTGGATAATGGACCTAGAATTCTTGCGGATGACTATGTAGATGTTAATGGATTTCCCATAAATCCAATCTGTAGAGTGCATCCAAGGGAAATGTTAGAAACCGGAATATCAACCATAGATATCATGAACTCTATCGTTCTGGGACAGAAGATCCCTCTGTTTTCTGCTGCTGGTTTACCACATAACGAAATTGGAGCCCAGATTTGCAGACAGGCCAGACTTGTTGACGGTAAAGATGTGCTAGATAGGCATCCAGACAATTTTGCAGTTGTTTTTGCTGCCATGGGtgtaaatttggaaactGCAAGCTTTTTTAGACAGGACTTTGAGCAGAATGGTGCTATGTCTCGTGTTGTACTATTTCTTAATCTTGCGAATGATCCCGCTGTGGAACGTATTATCACACCTAGGTTTGCATATACCGCAGCTGAGTACCTTGCGTTTGATCGTGAGATGGATgtttttgtaattttgaCTGATATGTCTTCATATGCAGATGCTCTGAGAGAAGTGTCTGCGGCAAGAGAAGAGGTCCCAGGTAGAAGGGGTTATCCAGGTTATATGTACACAGATTTAGCAAATCTTTACGAGCGTGCCGGAAGAATTACAGGATGCAACGGAAGCATTACACAATTCCCCATCCTAACTATGCCGAACGATGATATTACGCATCCTATCCCAGATCTCACAGGATACATCACTGAGGGACAAATTTTTGTTGATAGAAGTTTGCACAATAGAGGCATTTATCCACCAATCAACGTTCTTCCGTCACTTTCTCGTCTTATGAAATCTGGAATTGGTGCAGAACTTACCAGGGAAGATCATCCGTCAGTGTCGGATCAACTTTATGCTGATTATGCTATCGGGCAGGATACTAGAGCCATGAAGGCAGTTATCGGTGAAGAAGCACTTTCTTCTGAAGATCTTTTGTATTTGGAATTCACTGACAAGTTTGAGTCAAAGTTTATGAGACAAGGGCAATACGAGAGAAGATCTATACATCAATCGCTCGATATTTGTTGGGAATTGTTGCGTACATTCCCGGAGGATATGCTCAAGAAGATCAAGAAGGAAATCAT